The genomic region CACAACAGGCCGTCCGCCCCGAACAGAGCCAGCACGCCCACGCCCGCCACCAACGTGGGCATCACAAAAGGCAGCATCAGCAGGCGCAGCACCAAAGCCCGCCCCGGAAACGCCAGCCGCGCCAGCACCCACGCGACAGGCACGCCCAAAGGCAGCACCAGCACACAGGTTGCCGCTGCCTGAAATACCGTCCACGCCAAACGTTTGAGCATATAGGCATCCGACAGCACCGCGCGCCACGCCAAACCGTCATACGCCGCCACCGCCCACAAAGGCGCAACGACCATTACCGCCAAAAAAGCCGAAGGCAGCAGGGCAAAAGCACCCCATACCGCCCAACGCCGTCCATCCATCGCCTTCCCCACTTGAAACACTGATGTTGCGATTGTACCCAAAAGCCCCACATACCGTATATTTCAATCCGACTACATACCGTATCCGCCTTCCTCCCGCCGTCTGAAATAAATCGTTCAAATAAACAGGAATATAACTTCAGACAAACAACTTACCGCCCGATTTGTGCTATCGTTTTCGCACAACTTAAAAAAACCTGACAATTTTGTACTTTTATTACAGAGAAAGGCTTTACAAATGGACGGCTGGACACAGACGCTGTCCGCGCAAACCCTGTTGGGCATTTCGGCGGCGGCAATCATCCTCATTCTGATTTTAATCGTCAAATTCCGCATCCACGCGCTGCTGACACTGGTCATCGTCAGCCTGCTGACGGCTTTGGCAACCGGTTTGCCCACAGGCAGCATTGTCAACGACGTACTGGTCAAAAACTTCGGCGGCACGCTCGGCGGCGTGGCGCTTCTGGTCGGCCTGGGCGCGATGCTCGGACGTCTGGTCGAAACATCCGGCGGCGCACAGTCGCTGGCGGACGCGCTGATCCGGATGTTCGGCGAAAAACGCGCACCGTTCGCGCTGGGCGTTGCCTCGCTGATTTTCGGCTTCCCGATTTTCTTCGATGCCGGACTAATCGTCATGCTGCCCATCGTGTTCGCCACCGCACGGCGCATGAAACAGGACGTACTGCCCTTCGCGCTTGCCTCCATCGGCGCATTTTCCGTCATGCACGTCTTCCTGCCGCCCCATCCGGGCCCGATTGCCGCTTCCGAATTTTACGGCGCGAACATCGGCCAAGTTTTGATTTTGGGTCTGCCGACCGCCTTCATCACATGGTATTTCAGCGGCTATATGCTCGGCAAAGTGTTGGGGCGCACCATCCATGTTCCCGTTCCCGAACTGCTCAGCGGCGGCACGCAAGACAACGACCTGCCGAAAGAACCTGCCAAAGCAGGAACGGTCGTCGCCATCATGCTGATTCCCATGCTGCTGATTTTCCTGAATACCGGCGTATCGGCCCTCATCAGCGAAAAACTCGTAAGTGCGGACGAAACCTGGGTTCAGACGGCAAAAATAATCGGTTCGACACCGATCGCCCTTCTGATTTCCGTATTGGTCGCACTGTTTGTCTTGGGACGCAAACGCGGCGAAAGCGGCAGCGCATTGGAAAAAACCGTGGACGGCGCACTCGCCCCCGTCTGTTCCGTGATTCTGATTACCGGCGCGGGCGGTATGTTCGGCGGCGTTTTGCGCGCTTCCGGCATCGGCAAGGCACTCGCCGACAGCATGGCGGATTTGGGCATTCCCGTCCTTTTGGGCTGTTTCCTTGTCGCCTTGGCACTGCGTATCGCGCAAGGTTCGGCAACCGTCGCCCTGACCACCGCCGCCGCGCTGATGGCTCCTGCCGTTACCGCCGCCGGCTTTACCGACTGGCAGCTCGCCTGTATCGTATTGGCAACGGCGGCAGGTTCGGTCGGTTGCAGCCACTTCAACGACTCCGGCTTCTGGCTGGTCGGCCGCCTCTTGGACATGGACGTACCGACCACGCTGAAAACCTGGACGGTCAACCAAACCCTCATCGCACTCATCGGCTTTGCCTTGTCCGCACTGCTGTTCGCCATCGTCTGACAGACGGAAAGGATAGTAAATGACTACGCATTTTGTCGTTATGGGCGTATGCGGCTGCGGCAAGACCACCGCCGCGCTGTCCCTGCAGAAACACCTCGGTCAATGTCCCCATGCCGAAGGCGACGAGTTCCACACCCAAGCCAACCGCGACAAGATGGGCGCGGGTATTCCGCTGACCGATGAAGACCGCTATCCGTGGTTGGGCAATCTGCGCGACTGGATGACGCAACAGGCGCAAAACGGTGCGAACCACACCATCGTAACCTGTTCCGCCCTCAAACGCGGCTACCGCGACATTCTGCGCGGAGCCGAAGGCAAAGCTGCTTTCATCCACCTCAGTCCGCCGCAAGACATCAACCTCGAGCGCATGATGTCGCGCAAAGGACATTACATGAAAGCAGGGATGCTCGATTCGCAACTGGAAATCCTCGAGGAACTGGGCGAAGGCGAATACGGGGTCAAAATCGCCAACCCCGGCACGCCCGAAGCGGTCGAAGCCGATATTCTGAACTGGGTTGCCTCGGAAAACCTGCTTTGAAGCAATATGCCGTCTGAAGCCCGACACAGGATGGGTTTCAGACGGCATAAACATCGGGAACAGAATGGATTACATTGATTTATAGTGGATTAACAAAAACCAGTACAGCGTTGCCTCGCCTTAGCTCAAAGAGAACGATTCTCTAAGGTGCTGAAGCACCGAGTGAATCGGTTCCGTACTATCTGTACTGTCTTCGGCTTCGTCGCCTTGTCCTGATTTTTGTTAATCCACTATAAAATGGAAAATACCCGGCTATCGTCTCATTTTCGTTTTAATCAGCCATAAAAATGCCGTCTGAAACCCTTTCAGACGGCATTTCTGTCAAACGCCGGACGCACTCAACCCAAACTCAACAGCAGGTTGCGGAACGCGTTCGGGTCTTTGATAAACGTCATCTCGCCCGCCTGCGGAAAATGAAAATCCAACAGGCGCGACACCCAAAAACGGATGCAGCCTGCACGTTGGGCGGTCGGGAAATACGCCTTTTCTTCGGCACTCAAGGGGCGCACGCCCTCATAACCGCCGATAAACGCCTTTTTCAACGCCTCATCCAACTTATTGTCCGCCGTCCTTGCCCAATCGTTGACCGCAATCGCCAAGTCATACATAAAATTGCCCCGGCAGGCATAATAGAAATCGATGAAGCCCGATACCTGACCGCCGTCAAGCAACACATTGTCTTTAAACAGGTCGGCGTGGATGATGCCCGAAGGCAGATGATTGCCGAGATTGTCCTTCAGCGCATCGATTTCGGAACACAGCAGCGCGGCATCGTCTTGCGACAGGACGGGCAGCAGCCGGGCGCACGCCTCCGTCCACCACGCATTGTAACGCGGGTTTTCCATTTCCAAAGGGAAATCGGCGGCGGCAAGGTGCATTTTCGCCAACATCGCGCCGGTATGGAAACACTGCTCAGCCGTCGGCAGCGCGGTATCCGAACCTTTCAGGCAGGCAACCAAACAAGCCGGCTTGCCCGCCAAAACGGAATCAAGCCGGCCGTCTTTGCGCGCAACCGGCGCGGCAACCGCCACGCCCTTCATACTCAAATGCCGGTTAAGCTCCAGAAAAAACGGCAGCTCTTCCTGTTTCAACACTTCAAACACGGTCAGCACATAACGTCCCGAAGTTGTCGTCAGAAAATAATTGCTGTTGGTAATCCCCTGCGCGATGCCCTGCAGGGAAACAAATTCCCCCAAATCGTAACCGCTCAGGAAGCCGCGCATTTCATCATCGGAAACACTGGTATAGACAGACATATCAACTCACTTGCTCAAAAACGGGCAAACCCGCCGTCAGAACGCCGGACGGCAGGCAAACATATAATTCACATCGGTCGAATCGCACAGGGCATAAGTTTGCGACAACACATGGTAAGTCATACCCTTCGTATCCGCCACATCCAAGCCTGCCTGACGGCACATTCGCGCCAGCTCGGCAGGTGCGATGAATTTTTTCCAGTCGTGCGTGCCTTTGGGGACAAACTTCAACAGATATTCCGCCGCCACAATCAGATGCAGGTACGATTTCGGGTTTTTATTGATGGTGGAAAAAAACACCATGCCGTCCGGTTTGACCAGATTGGCACAAGCACGCACGATGGCGGCGGGATCGGGGACGTGTTCCATCATTTCCATGCACGTTACCACATCGAACGAGTGCGGTTCCGCCTCGGCAAGGTCTTCCACGCGGATACATTCGTATTCGATATCGGCGACATTGTTCAAAGCCGCGTGCAGGCGGGCGGTTTCCAGCGACTGCTCCGCCATGTCGATGCCCTTGACAAACGCCGCGCCGCGCCGCGCCATGCTTTCCGCAAGAATGCCGCCGCCACAGCCTACATCCAAAACCCGTTTGCCGCGCAAATCCGCGTGTCCGTCGATATAATTGAGCCGGAGCGGATTGATGTCGTGCAAGGTTTTGAACTCGCCCGACTTGTCCCACCATTTGTCGGCAATCCGGCTGAATTTGGCGATTTCCTCTGCGTCCACATTATATTTTCTGTCAGACATCCTGCCTCCCATCATTCAAAAACACGGCGGCGTCCGCCGTTGCCCAAAAGGAAAAAGATTATACTATGGAACGTCATGCCGTCTGAACAGACTTTCAGACGGCATGACTGCAAACATCTTACAGCCCCCCGCACTTTACGGCATAATGGCGGCCACGCTTTTCGTCAGAAAGATAAAATATGCCCACCAAAACCCCTTCACTGTTCGGCGGCGCGATGATTATCGCCGGCACGGTCATCGGCGCAGGTATGCTCGCCAACCCCACCGCCACCTCCGGCGTATGGTTTGCCGGCTCGCTGGCCGTGTTGCTGTACACCTGGTTTTCTATGCTTTCCAGCGGCCTGATGATTTTGGAAGTCAACACCCACTACCCCCACGGCGCAAGCTTCGACACCATGGTCAAAGACCTGCTCGGGCGCGGCTGGAACATCATCAACGGCATCGCCGTCGCCTTCGTTTTATACCTGCTCACCTACGCCTACATCTTCGTTGGCGGCGACCTGACCGCCAAAGGCTTAGGCAGCGCGGCAGGCGGCGACGTTTCACTCACCGTCGGACAACTCGTCTTCTTCGGCATTCTCGCCTTTTGCGTATGGGCATCCGCACGCTTGGTCGACCGATTCACCAGCGTCCTCATCGGCGGCATGGTATTAACCTTTATTTGGGCAACCGGCGGCCTGATTGCCGATGCCAAACTGCCCGTCCTCTTCGACACCCAAGCCCCTACCGGCACAAACTACTGGATTTACGCCGCCACCGCCCTGCCCGTCTGCCTCGCTTCCTTCGGCTTCCACGGCAACGTCTCCAGCCTGCTCAAATACTTTAAAGGCGACGCGCCCAAAGTGGCGAAATCCATCTGGACGGGCACACTGATTGCGCTGGTGATTTACGTCCTCTGGCAAACCGCCATCCAAGGCAACCTGCCGCGCAACGAGTTCGCCCCCGTCATCGCCGCCGAAGGGCAAGTCTCCGTCCTCATCGAAACCCTGTCCAAATTCGCCCAAACCGGCAATATGGATAAAATATTGTCCCTGTTTTCCTATATGGCGATCGCCACCTCGTTTTTAGGCGTAACGCTCGGACTCTTCGACTACATCGCCGACATCTTCAAATGGAACGACAGCATCTCCGGCCGCACCAAAACCGCCGCGCTGACCTTCCTGCCGCCTCTAATTTCCTGCCTGCTCTTCCCCACCGGTTTCGTTACCGCCATCGGCTACGTCGGCCTGGCGGCAACCGTCTGGACAGGCATCATCCCCGCCATGCTGCTCTATCGTTCGCGCAAAAAATTCGGCGCAGGCAAAACCTATAAAGTTTACGGCGGCTTGTGGCTGATGGTTTGGGTCTTCCTTTTCGGCATCGTCAACATCGCCGCACAGGTATTGAGCCAAATGGAACTCGTCCCCGTATTTAAAGGATAAAGGCAAAATGCCGTCTGAAGCCCTGTTCAGACAGCCTTACGACATTCGGAAAATCATATGGAACTCAAAATAGACATTGCAACCAACAACTTCAAACACGGCGGCGGCACGGAACGCTACACATT from Neisseria meningitidis harbors:
- a CDS encoding aromatic amino acid transporter, translated to MPTKTPSLFGGAMIIAGTVIGAGMLANPTATSGVWFAGSLAVLLYTWFSMLSSGLMILEVNTHYPHGASFDTMVKDLLGRGWNIINGIAVAFVLYLLTYAYIFVGGDLTAKGLGSAAGGDVSLTVGQLVFFGILAFCVWASARLVDRFTSVLIGGMVLTFIWATGGLIADAKLPVLFDTQAPTGTNYWIYAATALPVCLASFGFHGNVSSLLKYFKGDAPKVAKSIWTGTLIALVIYVLWQTAIQGNLPRNEFAPVIAAEGQVSVLIETLSKFAQTGNMDKILSLFSYMAIATSFLGVTLGLFDYIADIFKWNDSISGRTKTAALTFLPPLISCLLFPTGFVTAIGYVGLAATVWTGIIPAMLLYRSRKKFGAGKTYKVYGGLWLMVWVFLFGIVNIAAQVLSQMELVPVFKG
- a CDS encoding GntP family permease; translation: MDGWTQTLSAQTLLGISAAAIILILILIVKFRIHALLTLVIVSLLTALATGLPTGSIVNDVLVKNFGGTLGGVALLVGLGAMLGRLVETSGGAQSLADALIRMFGEKRAPFALGVASLIFGFPIFFDAGLIVMLPIVFATARRMKQDVLPFALASIGAFSVMHVFLPPHPGPIAASEFYGANIGQVLILGLPTAFITWYFSGYMLGKVLGRTIHVPVPELLSGGTQDNDLPKEPAKAGTVVAIMLIPMLLIFLNTGVSALISEKLVSADETWVQTAKIIGSTPIALLISVLVALFVLGRKRGESGSALEKTVDGALAPVCSVILITGAGGMFGGVLRASGIGKALADSMADLGIPVLLGCFLVALALRIAQGSATVALTTAAALMAPAVTAAGFTDWQLACIVLATAAGSVGCSHFNDSGFWLVGRLLDMDVPTTLKTWTVNQTLIALIGFALSALLFAIV
- a CDS encoding gluconokinase, GntK/IdnK-type, producing MTTHFVVMGVCGCGKTTAALSLQKHLGQCPHAEGDEFHTQANRDKMGAGIPLTDEDRYPWLGNLRDWMTQQAQNGANHTIVTCSALKRGYRDILRGAEGKAAFIHLSPPQDINLERMMSRKGHYMKAGMLDSQLEILEELGEGEYGVKIANPGTPEAVEADILNWVASENLL
- the thrB gene encoding homoserine kinase translates to MSVYTSVSDDEMRGFLSGYDLGEFVSLQGIAQGITNSNYFLTTTSGRYVLTVFEVLKQEELPFFLELNRHLSMKGVAVAAPVARKDGRLDSVLAGKPACLVACLKGSDTALPTAEQCFHTGAMLAKMHLAAADFPLEMENPRYNAWWTEACARLLPVLSQDDAALLCSEIDALKDNLGNHLPSGIIHADLFKDNVLLDGGQVSGFIDFYYACRGNFMYDLAIAVNDWARTADNKLDEALKKAFIGGYEGVRPLSAEEKAYFPTAQRAGCIRFWVSRLLDFHFPQAGEMTFIKDPNAFRNLLLSLG
- the ubiG gene encoding bifunctional 2-polyprenyl-6-hydroxyphenol methylase/3-demethylubiquinol 3-O-methyltransferase UbiG, with product MGGRMSDRKYNVDAEEIAKFSRIADKWWDKSGEFKTLHDINPLRLNYIDGHADLRGKRVLDVGCGGGILAESMARRGAAFVKGIDMAEQSLETARLHAALNNVADIEYECIRVEDLAEAEPHSFDVVTCMEMMEHVPDPAAIVRACANLVKPDGMVFFSTINKNPKSYLHLIVAAEYLLKFVPKGTHDWKKFIAPAELARMCRQAGLDVADTKGMTYHVLSQTYALCDSTDVNYMFACRPAF